The following nucleotide sequence is from uncultured Roseateles sp..
CCCACCGCATGCACGAGATCAGCCGCTTCGTGCGCGAGAACGGGTTCTGGTTCTACGTCGATGCGCAGACCTGATCAGGCGAATTCCTGACGCACCGGGCGCGACATCAGGCCCCGGGCGGCCCAAGCCAGCAGGCCGCAGACCAGCCCCGCCAGCAGCAGGCCGCGTAGCGACAGCAGCAGGCCCAGGCCCAGCGGCAGCGCCGCCATCACCAGCAAGAGCAGCGCAATGCACAGGCGCCGGCCCCAGTCATGACGCTGCCATTGCGCCACACCGGCCGCCAGCGCCGTGGTCGACAGCACCACGCCGGCCGCGGCCAGCCCGAGCCTGAGCCCCACCGGCTCGACCATCAGCAGCAGCGCAGCCGCCCACAGCCCGGCAACGCCGACGGCCATCAACAGGGCTGACAGGCAGCTCACCAGCAGCGAGCGCGATCCAACGGTAAAGGTCTGGGGCATGATCAGCAACTCCGGTTCATCGACGAGCCGGATTCTTTCCGCCCAGCCCCGCGCTGTCATGTCCCCCTGTTGGGGGGAGAGCCCGCCTTGTTGCCCATCCTCCACCTCGACGACCACCTGGTCGCGATAGATAAACCCGCCGGCCTGCTGGTCCACCGCACGGCGCTGGATGCCCATGAGCAGCGTTTTGCGCTGCAGATGCTGCGCGACCAGCTGGAGCGCACGGTCTGGCCGGTGCACAGGCTGGACAAGGGCACCTCGGGCGTGCTGCTGTTCGCCCTGAGCCCGGACATGGCCCAGATGCTGTCGCTGATGTTCGAGCAGGGCCAGATGGACAAGCGCTACCAGGCCCTGGTGCGCGGCTGGCCGGCCGCAGAGGCCGGACGGATAGACCACCCGCTGGCCCGCGACCCCGAGTTGCCCTCGCAGGGCCAGGTCTTGCTGGAGGCGCGCACCGACTGGCGGCTGCTGGCCCGCGCCGAATGGCCGCAGGTCACCGATGCCCGCTTCGCCAGCAGCCGCTATGCCCTGCTGGAACTGGCGCCGCACAACGGCCGGCGCCACCAGATCCGACGCCATCTGAAGCACATCGCCCACCCCATCATCGGCGACGCCACCCACGGCAAGGGCCCGCTGAACCGGGCCGTGGCGCAATTCCTGGGTCTGCAGCGGCTGTGGCTGCATGCGCGGGAGCTGAGCCTCGTCCATCCGCTGACCCGCGAAAAGCTGCACTTCAGCGCCGCCCCAGGCCCCGAATGGGCGGCGCTACAGACTCACGGCAGCTGGCAGCCACTGTTGCAGTCGCCACACTGACACAGCATCGCGCCGAATAGCGAAGGCTGTGCCGGTGCCCGGAGGGGGCCGGCCGCTATGCTTGCGCCATGGAACTCTCACACTGGCTGCTGTTCACCGCCGTTTGCCTGGCCACCACCTACAGCCCCGGCCCGGGCGTGCTGCTGGCGGTGTCGAACGCCCTCACCCACGGGCCGCGCCAGGCCCTGATCAGCTCCAGCGGCAATGCCCTGGGCATCTTCATCGTCGCCGGGCTGACGGTCAGCGGCCTGGGCCTGTTGCTGCACACCTCGGCCCTGGCCTTCACCGCGCTCAAGGTGGTCGGCGCCGGCTACCTGATCTATCTGGGCATTCGCCAGTGGCGCGCCCGCAGCAATGCCTTCAGCACGGGCACCGGCGCAGCGGCCGAAAGCGTCACGCCGCGGCGCCTGTTCCTGAACGGCCTGATGGTGGCGCTGAGCAACCCGAAGAGCGTGCTGTTCTTCAGCGCCGTGTTCCCGCAGTTCATGCCCGAGCAGGCCAGCGTGGGCCAGCTGCTGCTGATGACCAGCACCTTCGCCGCCTGCGCCGTCATTTCGCACCTGACCTATGTGCTGGCCGCCGGCCCGCTGATGCGCTGGTGCGCCGCGCCCAGGCGCCTGCGCAATCTCAACCGCTCGCTGGGCCTGATCTTCATTGGCATGGGCCTGGGCGTGTTGCGCATGGGCGCCGGGGGTCGGCCATGACGCTGCACTCGGGTTTGGAAGTCCTGCACATCGCCGCCTTCTCCGACGGCGCCACCGGCGGCAATCCGGCCGGCGTGGTGATCACCGAGCAGTTGCCCGAGGCCTCGCTGATGCAGCAGGTGGCAGCCGAGCTCGGCTATTCGGAGACCGTCTTCGCGGCCCCGGAAGCGTCGGGCTGGCGGGTGCGCTACTTCGCACCGGCGGCCGAGGTGCCGTTCTGCGGCCATGCCACGATTGCCCTCGGTGCCGCCCTGGCGCTGCGCGAAGGCGACGGCGTGTTCGACCTGCAGCTGAACCAGGCCCGCATCACCGTGCAGGGCCAGGGCGGCGCCGCTATGCGCGCCAGCCTGCAGTCGCCGCCGACGCGCAGCCGGCCCACGACCGATGCCGAGTTGCAGCAGGCTTTGCAGCTCTTCGGCCTGACGTTGGACGATCTGGATGCGTCATTGCCGCCGGCCGTGATGCATGCCGGCGTCGATCACCTGCTGCTGGTGCTGAAACAGCGCGACCGCCTGGCCCGCATGGATTACGACCTCGAACAGGGCCGCGCGCTGATGCAGGCCCGGGGCTGGACGACGATGATGCTGGCCTGGGCCGAAACCCCGCAGTGCTTCCATGTGCGCAATGCCTTCGCCATCGGCGGCGTGCTCGAAGACCCGGCCACCGGCGCCGCCGCGGCCGCGCTGGCCGGCCATCTGCGCAGCGTCGCCTGGCCCCATGGCGGCCATATCGCCATCGTCCAGGGCGAGGACATGGGCATGCGGTCCCTGCTGGAGGCCGACATCACCCCAGAGGCCGGCGCGAGCATACGCGTCAGCGGTGACGCTCGACTGATGAAGGTTTGAAGAATGATGCTGAAGCTACTGGGCAAGGCCTCGTCCATCAATGTGCGCAAGGTCTTGTGGACCTGCGCCGAGCTGGGCCTGGCCTACGAGCTGGAGGAATACGGCTCGGGCTTCAAGCCCACCGAGACGCCGGAATTCCGGGCGCTGAACCCGAACGCGATGGTGCCGGTGCTGCTGGACGGTGAGCTCGTGCTGTGGGAGTCCAACACCATCTGCCGCTATCTGGCCACCCGCTACGCCCCAGGCACCCTGCTGCCCGAAGACGCCACCGGCCGCGCCCGGGTCGAGCAGTGGATGGACTGGCAGGCCACCGAGCTGAACAATGCCTGGCGCTATGCCTTCATGTCGCTGGTGCGCAAAAGCCCGGCGCATCAAGACCCGCAGGCGCTGGCGGCCGGCGTGGCCAACTGGCACCGCCACATGGCCATTCTCGACCAGCAGCTGCAGCGCACCGGTGCTTTCGCAGCCGGTACGCAGTTCAGCCTGGCCGACGTGGTGCTGGGCCTGTCCACCCATCGCTGGATGGCCGCGACTATGGAGCACCCGGATCTGCCCGCCGTGCAGGCCTATTACGAGCGGCTCAGCCAGCGCCCGGGCTTTCTGGCCCACGGCCGCAACGGCATCCCTTGACGGTGTCAAGGAGTTAGGTGCGAGGCCAGCGCGACAGGCGCTGGCTGGCGACAATGGCTTACCCAGCTATCCGGTCTCCGATGAATTCCTCCTACTCCAAAGGCGTGCTCAGCGCCGCCCTCGCCTATATCTGCTGGGGTCTGTTCCCGCTCTATTTCCGCCAGGTGGCGGGTGTGTCGTCGCTGGAGGTGGTGCTGCACCGCACCGTCTGGTCGCTGGTGTTCGTGCTCGGTGTGCTGGCGGTGATGCGGCGCTGGGCCTGGCTGAGCACCACCCTGCGCAGCCCCAAGGTGCTGGGCACTTTTGTGCTCAGTGCGCTGCTGCTGTCATGCAACTGGCTGGTCTATGTCTGGGCGGTGCAGAACCATCATGTGATGGACGCCTCGCTGGGCTATTTCATCAATCCGCTGGTCAATGTGCTGCTGGGCTATCTGGTGCTGCACGAGCGGCCGCGCCCGGTGCAGTGGCTGGCGCTGAGCCTGGCCGCCCTGGGCGTGCTGTGGCTGACCTGGACGGCCGGCCATCTGCCCTGGATCGCCCTGGCCCTGGCCGGCAGCTTCGGCCTCTACGGACTGTTGCGCAAGACCGCCACCCTGGGTGCCCTGGAGGGCCTGGCGCTGGAGACCATGGTGCTGGCGCCGATAGCGGCACTGTGGCTGGGCTGGCTCAGCTGGCAGGGCCAGAACAGCCTGGTCACGGCCTCCACATCGACGGTGACCTGGCTGCTGCTGGCCGGGC
It contains:
- a CDS encoding glutathione S-transferase, with protein sequence MLKLLGKASSINVRKVLWTCAELGLAYELEEYGSGFKPTETPEFRALNPNAMVPVLLDGELVLWESNTICRYLATRYAPGTLLPEDATGRARVEQWMDWQATELNNAWRYAFMSLVRKSPAHQDPQALAAGVANWHRHMAILDQQLQRTGAFAAGTQFSLADVVLGLSTHRWMAATMEHPDLPAVQAYYERLSQRPGFLAHGRNGIP
- a CDS encoding pseudouridine synthase, translated to MLPILHLDDHLVAIDKPAGLLVHRTALDAHEQRFALQMLRDQLERTVWPVHRLDKGTSGVLLFALSPDMAQMLSLMFEQGQMDKRYQALVRGWPAAEAGRIDHPLARDPELPSQGQVLLEARTDWRLLARAEWPQVTDARFASSRYALLELAPHNGRRHQIRRHLKHIAHPIIGDATHGKGPLNRAVAQFLGLQRLWLHARELSLVHPLTREKLHFSAAPGPEWAALQTHGSWQPLLQSPH
- the rarD gene encoding EamA family transporter RarD: MNSSYSKGVLSAALAYICWGLFPLYFRQVAGVSSLEVVLHRTVWSLVFVLGVLAVMRRWAWLSTTLRSPKVLGTFVLSALLLSCNWLVYVWAVQNHHVMDASLGYFINPLVNVLLGYLVLHERPRPVQWLALSLAALGVLWLTWTAGHLPWIALALAGSFGLYGLLRKTATLGALEGLALETMVLAPIAALWLGWLSWQGQNSLVTASTSTVTWLLLAGPLTAIPLLLFATGARRIPLATLGVLQYLSPSLQFCLGLWVFHEPLQPSRLIGFVFIWAALLVYSAEGLWVSRRPALQAA
- a CDS encoding PhzF family phenazine biosynthesis protein — encoded protein: MTLHSGLEVLHIAAFSDGATGGNPAGVVITEQLPEASLMQQVAAELGYSETVFAAPEASGWRVRYFAPAAEVPFCGHATIALGAALALREGDGVFDLQLNQARITVQGQGGAAMRASLQSPPTRSRPTTDAELQQALQLFGLTLDDLDASLPPAVMHAGVDHLLLVLKQRDRLARMDYDLEQGRALMQARGWTTMMLAWAETPQCFHVRNAFAIGGVLEDPATGAAAAALAGHLRSVAWPHGGHIAIVQGEDMGMRSLLEADITPEAGASIRVSGDARLMKV
- a CDS encoding LysE family translocator, translating into MELSHWLLFTAVCLATTYSPGPGVLLAVSNALTHGPRQALISSSGNALGIFIVAGLTVSGLGLLLHTSALAFTALKVVGAGYLIYLGIRQWRARSNAFSTGTGAAAESVTPRRLFLNGLMVALSNPKSVLFFSAVFPQFMPEQASVGQLLLMTSTFAACAVISHLTYVLAAGPLMRWCAAPRRLRNLNRSLGLIFIGMGLGVLRMGAGGRP